The proteins below are encoded in one region of Chrysemys picta bellii isolate R12L10 chromosome 4, ASM1138683v2, whole genome shotgun sequence:
- the RABIF gene encoding guanine nucleotide exchange factor MSS4 has protein sequence MAAPCAEMEPAAAPRSPGAEELVCPRGRNRKTVLCQRCGSRVLLPGAATFARRELFLPSMKKKTALLASNSLDGDVLQDHWLVDDMFSFENIGFTKDVGNVKFLICADCEIGPIGWHCLDDKKSFYIALDRVSHE, from the exons ATGGCGGCGCCCTGCGCGGAGATGGAACCAGCAGCGGCTCCTCGCAGTCCAGGCGCGGAGGAGCTGGTTTGCCCGCGGGGCCGCAACCGCAAGACTGTGCTGTGCCAGCGCTGCGGCTCGCGCGTGCTGCTGCCCGGCGCCGCCACCTTCGCGCGCAGAGAG cttttccttccctccatgAAGAAGAAGACGGCCCTGCTTGCCAGCAACTCTCTGGATGGGGACGTGCTCCAGGATCACTGGCTCGTAGATGACATGTTTTCCTTTGAGAATATTGGATTCACCAAGGACGTTGGGAATGTAAAGTTCCTCATATGCGCAGACTGTGAGATTGGGCCGATTGGCTGGCACTGCCTAGATGATAAGAAGAGCTTCTACATAGCCCTGGACCGTGTTTCTCATGAGTAG